In Rhododendron vialii isolate Sample 1 chromosome 9a, ASM3025357v1, the following are encoded in one genomic region:
- the LOC131299696 gene encoding uncharacterized protein LOC131299696 translates to MNEFCKRRPPAFHGGPDPTLAKAWLKETKVIFRTLDITQDGDRVALATYQLKGKARNWWELMETTHNVMTMTFAEFENIFLDKYFPTPMKQAKAQEFMNLQQESMTVTQYAAKFEELSRYAQNIILTKDDKARRFELGLNSTRTTVVGHAFPTYSEMVKCALRLEREDMASKARLKKTVTTVGRPIRTGQSSNNNNTRGPYPARPFNQQPNNQQWRNTRPMQNQFQRPPQGTVRDISTVQCYNCQALGHYSNQCPQPRRERPIGGGNRQQFQSVGFGNQNQGGLQSQQNVKMPQVAKPPQNNWNGKKPIGTQQNT, encoded by the coding sequence atgaatgagttttgcaAGCGTCGACCACCAGCCTTTCATGGAGGACCTGACCCGACCCTGGCAAaagcctggctgaaagaaaccaaggtgatatTTCGAACTTTGGATATCACTCAAgatggagatcgtgtggccCTGGCCACCTATCAGCTGAAAGGAAAGGCTCGTAATTGGTGGGAGTTGATGGAGACAACTCACAATGTCATGACTATGACATTTGCTGAGTTCGAGAACATATTTCTAGACAAGTACTTTCCCACACCGATGAAACAAGCAAAGGCACAGGAATTTATGAACCTCCAGCAAGAATCCATGACGGTGACCCAGTATGCCGCTAAGTTTGAAGAGCTATCACGCTATGCTCAGAATATCATTCTGACAAAAGATGACAAGGCAAGGAGGTTTGAATTGGGGCTTAATTCAACTCGTACGACTGTGGTTGGGCACGCTTTTCCCACTTATTCTGAAATGGTGAAATGTGCATTGAGGCTGGAAAGGGAAGACATGGCCTCTAAGGCAAGATTGAAAAAGACGGTGACCACCGTTGGAAGACCAATTAGAACTGGCCAGAGTAGCAATAACAACAACACCCGAGGACCATACCCAGCTAGGCCATTCAATCAGCAGCCCAACAACCAGCAGTGGAGAAACACTAGACCAATGCAGAATCAATTCCAGAGGCCGCCGCAGGGGACTGTTAGGGACATTTCGACTGTGCAGTGCTACAATTGCCAAGCTCTGGGACACTATAGCAATCAATGTCCCCAGCCCAGAAGGGAGAGACCAATAGGAGGTGGGAATCGGCAGCAATTCCAATCTGTTGGCTTTGGCAATCAAAATCAAGGTGGACTACAGTCGCAACAAAATGTCAAAATGCCACAAGTAGCTAAGCCACCACAGAATAATTGGAATGGCAAGAAACCCATTGGAACACAGCAGAACACttga